AAGAAGCTGCTAAAGTACTAATTTCAGATAAAAAGCTATTGCTAGATTATTTGAATGCCAGTGTAGTATTTACAACTAGCTATTTAAAAACACTTAACGAAGAAAGCCTTGGCGAGATTATTGATAGAAATTGGACTCCTACCGTTACACGTGAAATTCGGTTAGTATCAGCGATTGATGACGCTGTGATGCACTCTGGTCAAGCAGTTTATACAAGAAGATTAGTTATTGCTAAATGACTATCTTGCAATCACTGTTCAACGATGGGATGTGAAAAATGACTACTAGAGAAGAAGTTTTATCTTATGTAGAAAATAACTACCAAACTAAACCAGAAATGACGTTTAAAAAATTCCCAACATATTGTATTTTAAGACATAAAGACAATAATAAGTGGTATGGACTTATTATGAACGTATCCAAAAGGAAAATTGGTATAGCAAGCGATGAACTAATAGATATTCTTGATGTAAAAGTCGAAACTGAATTAATAGGCGCATTATTACAAAAAGAAGGATATCATCCAGGGTACCATATGAATAAAGAACGTTGGGTATCTATTGATTTGAATTCTATTTCAGAATTCACAGAAATTAAAGAGATGATTGATAACAGCTTTAAGATGACTAGTTAGAACAGCGGATTATTTGCTACTATTTTTTAGAAATCGGTATACTTTATTAGTGACTTTAACATATAAAACAGCATGGAAATCATTTTAAAAATGATTTCCATGCTGTTTTTATTTAGGATTAGTCTACGTTACTCTAAAAAACTTTAGCAATGTCTTTTTTCTATAGAGACTATAATTTATTGATTATAGTAAGGAAGGTATAAAACAGTTGATTAACTTATAAAATAGAGTAAATGTTGTTTTAATATACATAAGGGTATGTCTTTTTTATTTATTTAACTCAATCACTAACTTAATGATTTCTAAAATAAGTGTATAGGTCGTTAAACTACTAGATAGACTACTATAAGATACAAAAGACTAACTGTCTTATTTGTTATTTATTTTTCAATTATATTTGAGAAGCTACGCGTATTTTAGCAGTATTATTTATGTTAATATTCATTACAAATTTATTTTAGGGAAGTCTATTAGCGAATATTTTATCAAATAAATAACTATTAGAATCCATTCGTTTTCTGAGTATGAGCTGTTATAGTCGTATTAATCAGATTTTGATCATGCGTATATATAACGGTTGAAGAGAATTGTTCATTTGTTATGTATGTCAAGTGATATCATTTCTTTATTTTAAATAAGTGTGTTAGTATGTCGTTAACAATAGTTTTTAATATTTTTTATAAAAATATATTTCTAAAAAATAAATAAATTATAGGGATTTAGTTGTATGGTTTTGTTATTTTAAGGGAAACGTGAATATGATTGTGAATACTTTACGAAATATATGAGCATTAAAGAAGTATTAAACACTAAATAAGGGCATGCTTTTAGTAGAAAGAGCTAATATTCCCTGTTTTGTGAAGTAGTGATCATTTTGTTTTTTTATGAAAGCGATATCATATAGTGAGAATTTTTTAAGTGGTTTTGGTAGAATTAAGTCTTTAATAACTAGTAATTCATACAAAATCAGCACTAATAAAAAGTCTATTATTCATTAGCTAGTAGTTGAATAGCGTAAGTAATTAAGAAGAAAAATTATATATCGAAGCCTTTATTAAAAATGATAGTTGTCTTGGTTTGACGCTACAATTTGAAGGGCCATAGTAAATGTAAGAAATACAGTTTACTATGGCTCTTTACTTTATCATGATAATTAATATTTTAGTAAGAAAGAAAAAGATAAATTATTAATTTTCAATAGTTAATCATAGGAAATAGTTTTTAGTATATTTGCAATATTTATTTCGGAAATGTCTTTATGATAAGGGGTGAGATGCATGAGTAAGAAATTAGTTAGGTTTGTTTTTATTCTATCTTTTATAATTTCTAGTTTTTTAGGTATATTTTTAAATTACACTATGCAAGCTGAGTCAGAATCTCTTAACAAAGAAAAAGTTGAATTGATAAAAACGGGAGATATTTTAGCTACAGTTGATTATCACGAGACGGATAAAACTACTTTTTGGAGGTTAGTAATAACAAAATATTCAAGTATGGAAAATCGTATTCTTTCTGTAGGACTATCGTCCCAAGGTGAAGGCATAGGTACACCACAATTATCGGATTTACCAGATACTATTATTGCTGGTGAAGGGAATCAATTTAAAGAAGCAGTACTATCAAAGGAAGAAGCTTCATATACATTTGAGTTTTCAACTACAAAATTACCAAACGATGCAGCAGGCCAAGTTCTTATTAATCTTAATTTAACTCAAATCGATGATAATGGAGTTAACAAAATTATTCTTGATGCCAATACAGATGGAAATTTCCAAATTATTCCAAAGACAATTGACCAAACTAGTGAAATTCCAAAAGAATCGACAGGAAACTCACAAATTGCTGAAGATAAAAATATATCAAATTTTGAAGAAAAGGTCATTCAGAAACAAGAAGTTACTAGCGATATAACTCCTTCAGTTCTTAAAGCAAACGATAATGACATATATCCAACTTTTTATGGTCAGTCGCTTTTCTCCTTGATTCAACCAGCATTTGCGAATCCAAGTGTATTGGACCCTTTTAACTATGTCACTGATCTTTTGGGGAAATACCCTACTCACAACAGCGTTACAGGACAAGGAGCTGAAGTTCGGAATTATAATTACGGAGTTGCAGATAGTACACCATTAATTACAGGTAGAAGTAGGCCAGCTATTGCGAAACCTTCTACAATGTCCGGTCAAGCATTAAATTTCACTACAGGCTATCATGATTATTCAGGTGCTTATTTAAAAAAATGGGTAGAACCAGCTAAAGATCAAAATGGTGTGATTACTGACCCTTCGCTATTCAATGTATATCTAGAAGCCATAGGTGATGGTACTGTTGATAACTCAAAGCACATTGATATTGTAATAGTCATCGATAAATCCAGTACGATGTCTGGAATGCTTGGATCAACTACAAAAGACGTTCAAACTCAAGCGGCTGTCAGAAACTTTGCAGACAAAATGTTTGGTGCTGGTTTAAGTGCAAAAATTGGATTGACTAGCTTCGGCTCAACAAGTAACGCAGGTGATGGCGGTACGCCCTATTCTGATACGGAACTTTTAACAGCATCTTATTCAACTATTAACAATAGTAGTGTTCTTTCTAAAGCACCGTTAGGATATAGGCCAACTGCATTAGGTATACAAAATGGCTTAGCTGCTTTGTATGGTAACGGTTCGAGAAATTCTGCTGACAAATACCTAATCGTGTTAAGTGATGGAGCTCCAACCAAGTATTATCGGCCCGTCCAAGTAAGAAGTAAACCGGTGGGGTCCCCACCAAGTGCTTTCTCTAACTGGGGAGATTTTTTAGCAACAAACAATGGTACGACGCCTGGCGTGAGTTCTGGACCACTGTTTAATTACGATGGTTCATTCATTGCAAATAATGAAAAATACCCAAATAAATTTGGACCGGTTACGTCTGGTAATCCGAGCTTTCCAGCAACAGATGGTGTTTCTGACTTTGAATACCAGTGGACAGGCTATCAATGGGCAGGGACAGGAGATACGACTTCAGCGAAAGATGGAATGGTTTATACAATAGGCTATGAAAACTGGTTGCTTAATCAAGATCCTCAGTATGCTAATCTCTCCTTATATAACATTGGAGTAGGACTTGGTGGCTCAGACAACCTTTCAACTATGGGAAGAAATACGCTGAAAAATTTGGCAAAAGATCCAACTCATTATTCTGGGGCCGATGCTCAAAATCAGGTAGGTGGTATGCTAGCCCGAATTGCTTCAAGTATTACGAAAACAGTAAAAAATGCTCATATTATTGATCCGTTAGGAGACGGGGTTACACTTGTAGGAAATCCTATAGTCAATTCATTTTCAGTGGCCCCTAGTGGTAAAACCGCTTGGAGTGATACATCAATAAATGATCCTAAACAGTTTGTCGTGCTAACAAAATCAGCGGGAGACAGAGGATTAGAGTGGAGCAATATCTATCTTGGTAAAAATGAAGGATTAAGTTTTTCTTATCAAGTACAAATTTCAGAACCGTATCAATCTGGATTATTCCAGCAAACAAATGGAGAAACTTATGTTGAAAATGGGACTACGATGAGTGGACCGCCCTATGATTCAGCTAACCGACTTCATTTCGCTATACCGTCTGCTAGATACAAAGCAACAACTAGTATTACAGTACAGAAAGTCTGGTCAGATAGTACTAATATGTGGGGACTTAGAACACCAGTAACTCTTCAATTGCAACGAATGGTTCCTGGAGGGAGTTACCAGAATGTGTCTGGTGAAACTTATACGATTCAGCCAAGTGCCACAGGGACGCAGTTACAAAATACGTTTACAGGACTAGATAAATTTGATTCTACCGGTCAACGTTACACGTATCAAGTGATTGAAAATGCAGGACCCACGGGGTATGCTACTCCCACATATTCAAATCAAAATTTAACAGTTACAAACGCATTAATAACAACCAATCTAACGTTTAAAAAATTAGATAATGATGGACTAACTGCCTTACCAAATATTGTATTTGAACTAAGGGCAGCTAATGGTCGGAAAATTCAAGCTACATCTAATTCAAGTGGAGTTGTAACCTTTACAGGGATTCCAATTGGGACTCATTCGATTGCAGAGGTTACTGATTTAAATGGCTATCAAGCTTTGCCATCCTTTAAAGCAACTGTAAGTAAGGTTTCAGATACTCTTCTTTCGACTACGTATAATATGGCAGGAGTGCCAGCTGAAATGTATACCTTGTCTGGACAAAATTTAACTGTTATTAATAAATATGAAAAAGGGAAGTTTAGCTTTAAAAAAGTTGGAAATGATGGAGTTACGCCATTAAGTCAAGTTACTTTTGATTTAATGCAAGGAGGATCCGTTGTTCAGGAAGTAACTTCAACAACTAATGGAACAGTTCTTTTTAATAATATTTATCCAGGAAATTATACGCTTAAGGAGGTTAGTTCCGCAAATGGTTATAATTTGATTAGTGATATCCCACTTGTTGTTACAAAAAACAAAAATGATGGGGAGTTCATTGTGCAGGGTCTTCCAGAAGAGAAAAAAGTTCAAAATAAGTTAAAAAACTTTAACCTTTCTCTAAATAAAGTAGCAGTAGACAATCTACAAAAGGGAATAGCAGGAGCTGAATTTTCACTTTACTATCGTGGGAATTTTGTTGAAAAACAAGTATCAGATGTAAATGGAAAAGTTGATTTTAATCAAAATCTCATTCCTGGAAGAAACTATACAGTTAAAGAAACAGCTGTACCAGAAGGCTATTTACCAATCACAGGTGTATTCACGATTCAAGTGAAAACCAGTGGTCAAGTAATAGTTGATTATGCTGGAACGGTATTAACCAATAGTCAAATGAGTGTGGGGTTAACTAGTGGGTCAGGGAACAATACGATTCAATATACAGTGACGAATGATCCAAAACGGCCGCTACCAAGAACTGGGGGAATGGGAATTTATGTGCCCATTACTACGGGAGCAATCGCAATGTTGGTCGCAAGCTTTATCTACATCTATCGAAAATGTAGAAAGGGGGGCGTAAGACAATGAAGACAAAAACATTCCTCTTATCATTCTTTGTAATGATTAGTATGGTGATAATCGTTTTGACTTTGTTTATCTCTTTCCAACAAGTTCAAGCAGGTTCTAAAGAAGCAACGTTCGTTCTTCATAAGCGGGTGTATCAGAATGAAAAAAACATTCCTGTTATTCAAGAGAACGTTCAGTTGCAAGAAAATTCTCCAAAATTAAAGGACTCAAAAGGGATTAATGGAGCCATTTATGCTGTTTATAATGTAAGTAGTGAGTATTGGCAACTGGCTAGTGAAGGAAAAACAAATGACGAAATAGTAATAAAGTTAAAGGAAAATGCCCATACTCTTATAACAGATACTAAAAAAGTAGCGGAGACGGTAACGGAAACTGATCCACTATTTGGTGAAGGTGTGGCAAGGATGAGTTTACCTGAGTTAGTAATGGTGGAGGGTCAAGAGAAATATGGTGTGTACTTGTTTAATGAAGAAAGCTCTCCTATATGGGATGAATTGGAGCATACAGGTGTCTTCATTGTTAGTTTACCAATTAATGAAGTAAATGAAGTGGACCCATTTATTCATTTATATCCTAAGAGCTCCATTCATAATCAAGTACAGTTAACAAAAAAATTGAATGAGAAAAAGCAAAATTTTTCATACGGTGAACCAATTGAATATGTTATTGAATCGACTATTCCTACGAACACAATGTATTTATCAAAATATACATTGTTAGATATCTATGATGAACCATTGGATTATGTGTCAGGTTCTCTTCGGGTTTATATAAACAATGTAGAAAAAAAAGACATCTTTACTTTTATCGAGGATATAAAAAATAATAAGCTGTCCTTGGAAGCTACAGGGGAAATTTTGCGAGAAAGGGGGATTACAGCTGGTTCTAAAGTGAAAGTAGTTTATCAGTTGAGGTTATCAGACTCTGCTGTACCAGATGTACCATATGACAATGCAGTCCGTTTATCCACATTATTTGAAGGAAGCCAACTGCCAGAAGTTATTTCCGAAGCACCTTCAGTTGAGAACGGTGGAAAACATTTTGTGAAAAAAGATATGAACGAGCAAAGTAAAGGGCTAGCGTTAGCAACATTTCTTGTGAAAAATTGGGAAGGAAGCTATCTGGTTGAAAAAAATGGAACTTTTAAATGGAGTAGTAATAAGAGCGATGCCTATCAGCTAACATCAGATGAAAACGGTAATTTTTCTATTAAAGGATTAGCATATGGGAGTTACAAGTTAGTAGAAATAAAAGCCCCTGATGGCTATAAAATTCTAGATGAAGAGATCTCTTTTACTATAGAATCGGGTTCTTATCACATAGGATATCAAGCAACGAGTCCGTTGATGATTGTAAATGCAAAAATAACAAAGGAATCAGAGGTACCTGACGTACCAAAACAGTTACATGGAGAGAATCTTCCACAAATGGGTGATGTAATCTCTACAAGTATTATTGTAATAGGAAGCATACTTTTATGTACTACAATTTTTTATCTGATAAGGAGGAGAAAGAAATGAAGAAGAATAGAATTAGTATGTATAAATTGGTAGGCTTAGTTATTTTTTCATTACTAGTGGTATTGGGATTTGGTGAAAAGTTAGATGTGAAAGTTGAGGCAGCAGAAGCCAGAACGATTATTTTACACAAAAAGAAATTTTCTGAGACCCAAGCAAATGTTCAAAATACTGGGCAACAAATGCCTGTATTTGACAGTGTAGATGGATTGAATGGAATTGAATTTAAAGTTTATGATGTTTCAACAGAATTTTATGATGCTATAACAGCTGGAAATACAGTAGAAAATGCTCAAGCGGTGGTAGCAACTACAGATATTAGCGGGAAAACAGCTGTGGCTACAGGCTTAACTGATGCAAATGGTTCAGAGGATGGCTATTTATCATTCAATTTACCCTCTGTCGATGATAATGGTAAAAATTTAGTGTATTTGGTCACTGAAACAACAAAAGAAGGGGCAAATAAAGCTGCAAATATGGTTGTAGCATTTCCTGTGTATGAGGTGACAGGAACATCCGATGGTAAACTGCTATACGGGGATACCGAATTACAGACCATCCATTTATATCCTAAAAATGTGGTTATTAGAGGGAGTCTAATTGTTGAAAAGAAATCAACAATTCCTGATTTATCTGTAGATGGAGCAAAATTTGTGATTCATAGAAAAGGAGATTATGGTATTTCAGGTACGGAATATTACAAAGTATTAAAAGTAGACGGTATCATTGAGTGGACTACAGATCCTGCTTTAGCAAAACAATTTACAATAACTTCAGGTTCATTTTTTGCAGATGGTCTAGAATTTGGAGACTATTATTTCACAGAGGTAGTTGCTCCTGTTAATCATGGAATTATCAATGCTCAAACAGTGAACCATCCATTTACAATCACAACTAATTCACTAAATGCTTCATTTACTGGAGCAGATGCGGTGAAAAATGATGGTATGGCTATTGCGAAGGTGACGGGTAAAAATACAAATAATGATTATGATTACAATATTGGTGAATCAATCCCTTACAAGATTACTGTACCCATCCCGTTGGGAATTGCAGATGAGCTTTCTGACAATACGAATCGTTATACGAGCTTTGAAATTATAGATACTCATGCTTCTCAACTAACTTTTGAATCTACTGGTTATGTCCTAAAAGCAGATACGACAACAATTAATAGCAGTGCCTATACTGTGATACCAACTGCAACTGGGTTTACAGTCCAACTAAAT
This Carnobacterium maltaromaticum DSM 20342 DNA region includes the following protein-coding sequences:
- a CDS encoding MmcQ/YjbR family DNA-binding protein; translated protein: MTTREEVLSYVENNYQTKPEMTFKKFPTYCILRHKDNNKWYGLIMNVSKRKIGIASDELIDILDVKVETELIGALLQKEGYHPGYHMNKERWVSIDLNSISEFTEIKEMIDNSFKMTS
- a CDS encoding vWA domain-containing protein, which produces MSKKLVRFVFILSFIISSFLGIFLNYTMQAESESLNKEKVELIKTGDILATVDYHETDKTTFWRLVITKYSSMENRILSVGLSSQGEGIGTPQLSDLPDTIIAGEGNQFKEAVLSKEEASYTFEFSTTKLPNDAAGQVLINLNLTQIDDNGVNKIILDANTDGNFQIIPKTIDQTSEIPKESTGNSQIAEDKNISNFEEKVIQKQEVTSDITPSVLKANDNDIYPTFYGQSLFSLIQPAFANPSVLDPFNYVTDLLGKYPTHNSVTGQGAEVRNYNYGVADSTPLITGRSRPAIAKPSTMSGQALNFTTGYHDYSGAYLKKWVEPAKDQNGVITDPSLFNVYLEAIGDGTVDNSKHIDIVIVIDKSSTMSGMLGSTTKDVQTQAAVRNFADKMFGAGLSAKIGLTSFGSTSNAGDGGTPYSDTELLTASYSTINNSSVLSKAPLGYRPTALGIQNGLAALYGNGSRNSADKYLIVLSDGAPTKYYRPVQVRSKPVGSPPSAFSNWGDFLATNNGTTPGVSSGPLFNYDGSFIANNEKYPNKFGPVTSGNPSFPATDGVSDFEYQWTGYQWAGTGDTTSAKDGMVYTIGYENWLLNQDPQYANLSLYNIGVGLGGSDNLSTMGRNTLKNLAKDPTHYSGADAQNQVGGMLARIASSITKTVKNAHIIDPLGDGVTLVGNPIVNSFSVAPSGKTAWSDTSINDPKQFVVLTKSAGDRGLEWSNIYLGKNEGLSFSYQVQISEPYQSGLFQQTNGETYVENGTTMSGPPYDSANRLHFAIPSARYKATTSITVQKVWSDSTNMWGLRTPVTLQLQRMVPGGSYQNVSGETYTIQPSATGTQLQNTFTGLDKFDSTGQRYTYQVIENAGPTGYATPTYSNQNLTVTNALITTNLTFKKLDNDGLTALPNIVFELRAANGRKIQATSNSSGVVTFTGIPIGTHSIAEVTDLNGYQALPSFKATVSKVSDTLLSTTYNMAGVPAEMYTLSGQNLTVINKYEKGKFSFKKVGNDGVTPLSQVTFDLMQGGSVVQEVTSTTNGTVLFNNIYPGNYTLKEVSSANGYNLISDIPLVVTKNKNDGEFIVQGLPEEKKVQNKLKNFNLSLNKVAVDNLQKGIAGAEFSLYYRGNFVEKQVSDVNGKVDFNQNLIPGRNYTVKETAVPEGYLPITGVFTIQVKTSGQVIVDYAGTVLTNSQMSVGLTSGSGNNTIQYTVTNDPKRPLPRTGGMGIYVPITTGAIAMLVASFIYIYRKCRKGGVRQ
- a CDS encoding SpaH/EbpB family LPXTG-anchored major pilin, translating into MKKNRISMYKLVGLVIFSLLVVLGFGEKLDVKVEAAEARTIILHKKKFSETQANVQNTGQQMPVFDSVDGLNGIEFKVYDVSTEFYDAITAGNTVENAQAVVATTDISGKTAVATGLTDANGSEDGYLSFNLPSVDDNGKNLVYLVTETTKEGANKAANMVVAFPVYEVTGTSDGKLLYGDTELQTIHLYPKNVVIRGSLIVEKKSTIPDLSVDGAKFVIHRKGDYGISGTEYYKVLKVDGIIEWTTDPALAKQFTITSGSFFADGLEFGDYYFTEVVAPVNHGIINAQTVNHPFTITTNSLNASFTGADAVKNDGMAIAKVTGKNTNNDYDYNIGESIPYKITVPIPLGIADELSDNTNRYTSFEIIDTHASQLTFESTGYVLKADTTTINSSAYTVIPTATGFTVQLNAGFQALLAGKNNLVFTYNMDLNGTSVLEQGYENAATVTTNLSTASTTSESVMTYGKRFIKVDADNNNIPLAGTTFIVRSSDSNTANYLKQVVTTGQVTSTTWTGNSSERREFLTDSTGVIDIVGLKAGTYWLEEVTPPTGYVKLTNRISFTVNANSYYDGESILTTNVVNKHKGTLPVTGGMGIYVIIGIGVLAMILSGVWYVKRRIA
- a CDS encoding pilin N-terminal domain-containing protein, which gives rise to MKTKTFLLSFFVMISMVIIVLTLFISFQQVQAGSKEATFVLHKRVYQNEKNIPVIQENVQLQENSPKLKDSKGINGAIYAVYNVSSEYWQLASEGKTNDEIVIKLKENAHTLITDTKKVAETVTETDPLFGEGVARMSLPELVMVEGQEKYGVYLFNEESSPIWDELEHTGVFIVSLPINEVNEVDPFIHLYPKSSIHNQVQLTKKLNEKKQNFSYGEPIEYVIESTIPTNTMYLSKYTLLDIYDEPLDYVSGSLRVYINNVEKKDIFTFIEDIKNNKLSLEATGEILRERGITAGSKVKVVYQLRLSDSAVPDVPYDNAVRLSTLFEGSQLPEVISEAPSVENGGKHFVKKDMNEQSKGLALATFLVKNWEGSYLVEKNGTFKWSSNKSDAYQLTSDENGNFSIKGLAYGSYKLVEIKAPDGYKILDEEISFTIESGSYHIGYQATSPLMIVNAKITKESEVPDVPKQLHGENLPQMGDVISTSIIVIGSILLCTTIFYLIRRRKK